The following are encoded together in the Tripterygium wilfordii isolate XIE 37 chromosome 3, ASM1340144v1, whole genome shotgun sequence genome:
- the LOC119987404 gene encoding kinesin-like protein KIN-5C isoform X1 yields MSGRPEKEKGVNVQVLLRCRPFSEDELRNNAPQVVTCNDYQREVSVSQNIAGKHFDRIFTFDKVFGPSAQQKDLYEQAVVPIVNEVLEGFNCTIFAYGQTGTGKTYTMEGECKRSKSGHNGELPLEAGVIPRAVKQIFDTLESQNAEYSVKVTFLELYNEEITDLLAPEELSRVNLDDKQKKQLPLMEDGKGGVLVRGLEEEIVTSASEIFTLLERGSAKRRTAETFLNKQSSRSHSLFSITIHIKEATPEGEELIKCGKLNLVDLAGSENISRSGAREGRAREAGEINKSLLTLGRVINALVEHLGHIPYRDSKLTRLLRDSLGGRTKTCIIATVSPAVHCLEETLSTLDYAHRAKNIKNKPEVNQKMMKSTLIKDLYGEIERLKAEVYAAREKNGVYIPKERYYQEESERKATADQIEQMGVTIETKQKQLEELHEKYIAQIRQCSDLSGKLDTTEKNLTQTNKLLANTDEDLKKCRYALKERDFIISEQRKAENALAHQACVLRSDLEKANQDNASLFLKIGREDKLNTDNRAIVTNFQGEVSQRIGSLCNMVEESMSRQNGHLQCVEKLCSSFLNIHDKAVVDLKKKLTSSRALYMSHFEAVQNVVRLHKTNSNAGLEEIHSLVSSNANSVEELLASETGQAASIFDDLQGTLSSHQGEMALFARELRQRFNVSVDHTKHITDYTNKFLGELYEESKRLENHTAQAGEVQMKSITDFQKAYEEKSKYEAEKLIADMTNLVSSHIQRQKELVDARLIDIRESAVTNKTFLDAHVTSMESITTDAKRKWNEFLMQAETDATDCADYSAAKHCRMELLLQQCVSTAESAFRHWTKTRESVNEANNKHVDTVVSLIRNASDINDQHGTEIDCARLAAQEDVTKNSEDVIQLMDSVSDQERESISGICEAVQAHANTIKVFREEHSDQSRSIETKAQETFQERYRDYEPSGKTPIRCEPEIPSKGTIESLRAMPMEVLLEEFRENNSYESFEVKDLKPSLIPRSPLAQLN; encoded by the exons ATGTCGGGTCGcccagagaaagaaaaaggcgTCAACGTTCAGGTCCTCCTTCGTTGCAG gCCATTTAGTGAAGATGAATTGAGGAACAATGCGCCGCAGGTTGTCACTTGCAATGATTACCAGAGGGAGGTCTCTGTTTCTCAGAATATTGCCGGGAAGCATTTCGATAGGATTTTTACCTTTGATAAG GTTTTTGGCCCTTCAGCTCAGCAGAAAGATCTTTACGAGCAAGCAGTTGTCCCAATAGTGAATGAAGTATTAGAAGGTTTTAACTGTACAATCTTTGCTTATGGACAAACTGGTACTGGGAAAACATACACGATGGAAGGTGAATGCAAAAGGTCAAAG AGTGGTCACAATGGAGAATTGCCTCTTGAAGCGGGGGTCATACCTAGAGCTGTCAAGCAAATTTTTGATACACTTGAAAGCCAGAATGCAGAATACAGTGTGAAAGTTACCTTCCTAGAATTGTACAATGAAGAGATCACTGATTTGCTTGCGCCTGAAGAACTCTCTAGGGTTAATTTGGATGATAAGCAAAAAAAACAGCTGCCTCTCATGGAGGATGGGAAAGGTGGTGTTCTTGTGAGAGGTCTGGAGGAGGAAATTGTAACAAGTGCAAGTGAGATTTTTACTTTACTGGAAAGAGGTTCTGCAAAACGTCGTACTGCGGAAACTTTTTTAAACAAGCAATCGAG TCGGTCGCATTCTTTGTTTTCCATCACCATACATATCAAGGAAGCAACTCCAGAGGGTGAAGAACTAATCAAATGTGGCAAGCTAAACTTGGTTGATCTAGCTGGTTCTGAAAACATATCTCGTTCTGGAGCTAGGGAG GGCCGTGCAAGGGAAGCTGGTGAAATCAATAAAAGCTTACTCACTTTGGGCAGAGTCATCAATGCCCTTGTGGAGCATCTTGGGCACATCCCCTACAG GGACAGCAAGCTTACCAGATTGCTTCGTGATTCACTCGGCGGAAGAACAAAAACATGTATCATAGCCACAGTGTCTCCTGCTGTTCATTGTCTGGAAGAGACATTGAGTACCTTGGATTATGCACACAGagccaaaaatattaaaaataagccTGAG GTCAACCAAAAGATGATGAAATCTACTCTTATCAAAGATCTCTATGGGGAAATTGAACGACTTAAAGCTG aggTTTATGCTGCACGTGAGAAAAATGGCGTGTATATCCCAAAGGAGCGATATTATCAGGAGGAGAGTGAAAGAAAG GCTACGGCAGATCAAATTGAACAAATGGGAGTTACCATAGAAACTAAACAGAAG CAACTTGAGGAGCTGCACGAGAAATATATTGCTCAGATTCGACAATGCTCTGATCTGAGCGGCAAACTTGATACCACTGAG AAAAACTTGACTCAAACCAACAAATTACTCGCAAATACTGATGAAGACTTGAAGAAGTGTCGTTATGCTCTCAAGGAGAGGGATTTTATTATTTCAGAGCAGAGAAAAGCAG AAAATGCTTTGGCTCATCAAGCTTGTGTTTTACGCTCTGATTTGGAGAAAGCTAATCAAGATAATGCATCATTGTTTCTGAAAATCG GTAGAGAGGACAAGCTGAATACTGATAACAGAGCCATAGTGACCAACTTTCAAGGGGAGGTTTCACAGCGAATTGGCTCTCTTTGCAATATGGTAGAGGAATCAATGTCCCGGCAAAATGGACACCTTCAATGTGTCGAGaaactttgttcttcttttttgaataTACATGACAAG GCAGTTGTTGacttgaagaagaaattgacATCGTCAAGGGCTTTGTACATGTCCCACTTTGAAGCGGTGCAAAATGTTGTGCGCCTTCATAAGACCAATTCCAATGCTGGCTTGGAGGAAATTCATTCATTGGTTTCTTCTAATGCAAATTCTGTTGAAGAA TTGCTAGCATCAGAGACTGGTCAAGCAGCTTCTATATTTGATGATCTTCAAGGTACTCTTTCAAGCCACCAGGGAGAAATGGCTCTTTTTGCTAGGGAGCTGCGGCAG AGGTTCAATGTGAGTGTGGACCACACAAAGCACATCACTGATTACACTAACAAATTTCTCGGTGAGCTATATGAAGAATCCAAAAGACTTGAGAACCACACAGCACAAGCTGGTGAAGTTCAAATGAAGAGCATTACTGATTTTCAAAAGGCTTATGAG GAAAAGTCTAAATATGAGGCAGAGAAGCTTATTGCCGATATGACCAATCTGGTCTCTAGTCACATCCAGCGGCAGAAGGAGCTG GTGGATGCAAGGCTCATTGATATCCGAGAAAGTGCTGTTACAAACAAGACATTTTTAGATGCGCATGTTACATCAATGGAGAGTATTACTACAGATGCAAAACGAAAATGGAATGAATTTTTGATGCAAGCTGAGACTGATGCTACAGATTGTGCGGATTACTCTGCTGCCAAGCATTGTCGTATGGAGTTACTACTACAGCAATG TGTAAGCACAGCTGAATCAGCTTTCAGGCATTGGACAAAGACACGTGAATCAGTGAATGAGGCAAACAATAAGCACGTGGACACAGTGGTTTCACTCATCAG GAATGCTTCAGATATTAATGACCAGCATGGTACTGAGATTGACTGTGCAAGGCTTGCAGCTCAGGAAGACGTGACAAAGAATAGCGAAGATGTCATTCAGCTCATGGACA GTGTCTCAGATCAGGAGCGGGAGTCTATATCTGGAATATGTGAGGCTGTCCAAGCTCATGCAAATACCATTAAGGTCTTCAGGGAGGAGCACTCCGACCAATCTCGTTCAATCGAAACGAAAGCTCAGGAGACTTTTCAGGAGAGATACAGG GATTATGAGCCTAGTGGAAAAACACCGATAAGATGTGAACCAGAGATTCCTAGTAAGGGAACGATCGAGTCACTACGAGCCATGCCAATGGAGGTTCTTCTTGAGGAATTCAGAGAAAATAATTCGTATGAATCATTTGAGGTAAAGGACTTGAAGCCTTCTTTGATACCACGATCACCCCTAGCCCAACTTAACTGA
- the LOC119987404 gene encoding kinesin-like protein KIN-5C isoform X2, with amino-acid sequence MSGRPEKEKGVNVQVLLRCRPFSEDELRNNAPQVVTCNDYQREVSVSQNIAGKHFDRIFTFDKVFGPSAQQKDLYEQAVVPIVNEVLEGFNCTIFAYGQTGTGKTYTMEGECKRSKSGHNGELPLEAGVIPRAVKQIFDTLESQNAEYSVKVTFLELYNEEITDLLAPEELSRVNLDDKQKKQLPLMEDGKGGVLVRGLEEEIVTSASEIFTLLERGSAKRRTAETFLNKQSSRSHSLFSITIHIKEATPEGEELIKCGKLNLVDLAGSENISRSGAREGRAREAGEINKSLLTLGRVINALVEHLGHIPYRDSKLTRLLRDSLGGRTKTCIIATVSPAVHCLEETLSTLDYAHRAKNIKNKPEVNQKMMKSTLIKDLYGEIERLKAEVYAAREKNGVYIPKERYYQEESERKATADQIEQMGVTIETKQKQLEELHEKYIAQIRQCSDLSGKLDTTEKNLTQTNKLLANTDEDLKKCRYALKERDFIISEQRKAENALAHQACVLRSDLEKANQDNASLFLKIGREDKLNTDNRAIVTNFQGEVSQRIGSLCNMVEESMSRQNGHLQCVEKLCSSFLNIHDKAVVDLKKKLTSSRALYMSHFEAVQNVVRLHKTNSNAGLEEIHSLVSSNANSVEELLASETGQAASIFDDLQGTLSSHQGEMALFARELRQRFNVSVDHTKHITDYTNKFLGELYEESKRLENHTAQAGEVQMKSITDFQKAYEEKSKYEAEKLIADMTNLVSSHIQRQKELVDARLIDIRESAVTNKTFLDAHVTSMESITTDAKRKWNEFLMQAETDATDCADYSAAKHCRMELLLQQCVSTAESAFRHWTKTRESVNEANNKHVDTVVSLIRNASDINDQHGTEIDCARLAAQEDVTKNSEDVIQLMDSVSDQERESISGICEAVQAHANTIKVFREEHSDQSRSIETKAQETFQERYRDYEPSGKTPIRCEPEIPSKGTIESLRAMPMEVLLEEFRENNSYESFEVPSGIVISEPTPDG; translated from the exons ATGTCGGGTCGcccagagaaagaaaaaggcgTCAACGTTCAGGTCCTCCTTCGTTGCAG gCCATTTAGTGAAGATGAATTGAGGAACAATGCGCCGCAGGTTGTCACTTGCAATGATTACCAGAGGGAGGTCTCTGTTTCTCAGAATATTGCCGGGAAGCATTTCGATAGGATTTTTACCTTTGATAAG GTTTTTGGCCCTTCAGCTCAGCAGAAAGATCTTTACGAGCAAGCAGTTGTCCCAATAGTGAATGAAGTATTAGAAGGTTTTAACTGTACAATCTTTGCTTATGGACAAACTGGTACTGGGAAAACATACACGATGGAAGGTGAATGCAAAAGGTCAAAG AGTGGTCACAATGGAGAATTGCCTCTTGAAGCGGGGGTCATACCTAGAGCTGTCAAGCAAATTTTTGATACACTTGAAAGCCAGAATGCAGAATACAGTGTGAAAGTTACCTTCCTAGAATTGTACAATGAAGAGATCACTGATTTGCTTGCGCCTGAAGAACTCTCTAGGGTTAATTTGGATGATAAGCAAAAAAAACAGCTGCCTCTCATGGAGGATGGGAAAGGTGGTGTTCTTGTGAGAGGTCTGGAGGAGGAAATTGTAACAAGTGCAAGTGAGATTTTTACTTTACTGGAAAGAGGTTCTGCAAAACGTCGTACTGCGGAAACTTTTTTAAACAAGCAATCGAG TCGGTCGCATTCTTTGTTTTCCATCACCATACATATCAAGGAAGCAACTCCAGAGGGTGAAGAACTAATCAAATGTGGCAAGCTAAACTTGGTTGATCTAGCTGGTTCTGAAAACATATCTCGTTCTGGAGCTAGGGAG GGCCGTGCAAGGGAAGCTGGTGAAATCAATAAAAGCTTACTCACTTTGGGCAGAGTCATCAATGCCCTTGTGGAGCATCTTGGGCACATCCCCTACAG GGACAGCAAGCTTACCAGATTGCTTCGTGATTCACTCGGCGGAAGAACAAAAACATGTATCATAGCCACAGTGTCTCCTGCTGTTCATTGTCTGGAAGAGACATTGAGTACCTTGGATTATGCACACAGagccaaaaatattaaaaataagccTGAG GTCAACCAAAAGATGATGAAATCTACTCTTATCAAAGATCTCTATGGGGAAATTGAACGACTTAAAGCTG aggTTTATGCTGCACGTGAGAAAAATGGCGTGTATATCCCAAAGGAGCGATATTATCAGGAGGAGAGTGAAAGAAAG GCTACGGCAGATCAAATTGAACAAATGGGAGTTACCATAGAAACTAAACAGAAG CAACTTGAGGAGCTGCACGAGAAATATATTGCTCAGATTCGACAATGCTCTGATCTGAGCGGCAAACTTGATACCACTGAG AAAAACTTGACTCAAACCAACAAATTACTCGCAAATACTGATGAAGACTTGAAGAAGTGTCGTTATGCTCTCAAGGAGAGGGATTTTATTATTTCAGAGCAGAGAAAAGCAG AAAATGCTTTGGCTCATCAAGCTTGTGTTTTACGCTCTGATTTGGAGAAAGCTAATCAAGATAATGCATCATTGTTTCTGAAAATCG GTAGAGAGGACAAGCTGAATACTGATAACAGAGCCATAGTGACCAACTTTCAAGGGGAGGTTTCACAGCGAATTGGCTCTCTTTGCAATATGGTAGAGGAATCAATGTCCCGGCAAAATGGACACCTTCAATGTGTCGAGaaactttgttcttcttttttgaataTACATGACAAG GCAGTTGTTGacttgaagaagaaattgacATCGTCAAGGGCTTTGTACATGTCCCACTTTGAAGCGGTGCAAAATGTTGTGCGCCTTCATAAGACCAATTCCAATGCTGGCTTGGAGGAAATTCATTCATTGGTTTCTTCTAATGCAAATTCTGTTGAAGAA TTGCTAGCATCAGAGACTGGTCAAGCAGCTTCTATATTTGATGATCTTCAAGGTACTCTTTCAAGCCACCAGGGAGAAATGGCTCTTTTTGCTAGGGAGCTGCGGCAG AGGTTCAATGTGAGTGTGGACCACACAAAGCACATCACTGATTACACTAACAAATTTCTCGGTGAGCTATATGAAGAATCCAAAAGACTTGAGAACCACACAGCACAAGCTGGTGAAGTTCAAATGAAGAGCATTACTGATTTTCAAAAGGCTTATGAG GAAAAGTCTAAATATGAGGCAGAGAAGCTTATTGCCGATATGACCAATCTGGTCTCTAGTCACATCCAGCGGCAGAAGGAGCTG GTGGATGCAAGGCTCATTGATATCCGAGAAAGTGCTGTTACAAACAAGACATTTTTAGATGCGCATGTTACATCAATGGAGAGTATTACTACAGATGCAAAACGAAAATGGAATGAATTTTTGATGCAAGCTGAGACTGATGCTACAGATTGTGCGGATTACTCTGCTGCCAAGCATTGTCGTATGGAGTTACTACTACAGCAATG TGTAAGCACAGCTGAATCAGCTTTCAGGCATTGGACAAAGACACGTGAATCAGTGAATGAGGCAAACAATAAGCACGTGGACACAGTGGTTTCACTCATCAG GAATGCTTCAGATATTAATGACCAGCATGGTACTGAGATTGACTGTGCAAGGCTTGCAGCTCAGGAAGACGTGACAAAGAATAGCGAAGATGTCATTCAGCTCATGGACA GTGTCTCAGATCAGGAGCGGGAGTCTATATCTGGAATATGTGAGGCTGTCCAAGCTCATGCAAATACCATTAAGGTCTTCAGGGAGGAGCACTCCGACCAATCTCGTTCAATCGAAACGAAAGCTCAGGAGACTTTTCAGGAGAGATACAGG GATTATGAGCCTAGTGGAAAAACACCGATAAGATGTGAACCAGAGATTCCTAGTAAGGGAACGATCGAGTCACTACGAGCCATGCCAATGGAGGTTCTTCTTGAGGAATTCAGAGAAAATAATTCGTATGAATCATTTGAG GTACCTTCTGGGATTGTAATATCGGAACCTACCCCTGATGGATAA